From the genome of Nicotiana sylvestris chromosome 2, ASM39365v2, whole genome shotgun sequence, one region includes:
- the LOC138885283 gene encoding uncharacterized protein — MVVPKAKAPLPRPPPPYPQRIVKQKNENQFRKFIDMMKSLSINVPLVEALEQIPGYAKFMKDLVTKKRSMDCETIKTTHQVSTIVHSMNPKLEDLGSFTIPCTIGSADFAKALCDLGASINLLSYSVFKTLGIGQLRATSMRLQMADRTMKRLLDIIADILVRVDKFILPADFVILDCKVDYEVPIILGRPFLTTGKTLVDVEARELTF; from the coding sequence atggtagtgcccaaggctaaggctcctttgccaaggcctcctccaccttaccctcaaaggATTGTAAAGCAAAAGAATGAGAATCAATTTAGgaaatttattgacatgatgaagagcttatcaatcaatgttcctttggtggaagctcttgagcaaatTCCTGGTTAcgccaagttcatgaaagacttggtgactaaaAAGAGATCCATGGACTGTGAGACCATCAAAACGACTCACCAAGTAAGTACAATTGTGCACTCGATGaatccaaagcttgaagatctcggctctttcaccattccatgtaccattgggagcgcggattttgcaaaggcattgtgCGATTTGGGTGCAAGTATCAATTTGTTGTCTTActccgtgttcaaaactttgggtattggtcaactgagggctacttcaatgaggttgcaaatggctgatagaacaatgaagaggttGCTTGATATTATTGCTGACAttcttgttcgggtggacaagttcattttgcctgctgactttgtgatcttggactgcaaggttgattatgaggttccgatcatattgggaagacctttcctcaCAACTGGGAAGACCTTAGTTGATGTTGAAGCAAGGGAGCTCACCTTCTAG